TGCGCAGGAAGTCAGGGAATACGGAATCCGTGTTGGTACCATTAATCCAGGAATGGTTGACACATATTTCGCAGACTCAGAACAGGGTCTGCCAGAAAAACATGATTGGCTTAAAGTAGAGGACATCGCGAACGCAGTTGTCTATATGGCATCTGCTCCTAAACATATGCTGATTGATGAAATCGTCATCCACCCGCTTGTCCAGAATTACCCGATTGCTTAATGCAGAGTCCGAAGAGGAATTCCCTCTTCGGATTTTTTTTTGCTTAGGAAATCATAAAATAAATTCGTTGTGGATAACTATAGGGGTTATCTTAATCCAGCTCCAGCGCCTAGCCCCTCGAGTCGCTTGTCTAGTTGCGGCTCCTAACTCCTCAAGACGTTTCGGTCCTGCCAATGAAGTCAAAGAGCGACTTCACTGTCAGGCCCTCCAACGCTTGTCGGAGCTGGGCAGTCGCCTCCGCTTTTCGATTTGTCTAGTGTCGCCTCCTAGAAACTCCGAAACTTCAACTCCGCCGGCAGAAGCAAAAAGCGCTTCTTTGGCGGAGTCTCCAGTTTCTGCGTTTCTGGACAGTCGGCTATACTTTTCGGTTTTGGTCCGCCCAATGAAGTCAAAGAACGACTTCACCGGTCGGCCCTCCAGCGCTTGTCGGGGCTGAACGAGGCGCTTGCGCTTTTTGTTCTATAAGAGACACCAAGTGGAGAACTACGACTTTTGAATGAGAGGGAAATCAGACTTTTTTCAAAAGCGGAATTTTCCGATTAGAGATATAATATATGAAATGGGGGGATTGGATGACCGGGGATAAAGCGAATTCAGATGTCGGGATTTTAAAGGAAATAGCTGAGCTATTGAACGAGGGCACAGAGCTTAATACTGTTCTGGCAGAGGTATTGAGAAGGCTGCTGCATATAACAGGACTTGAGACAGGCTGGATCTTTCTGATTGACACCCACGGCGACTACCAGCTGGCTGCAAAGGTTGAGTTGCCGCCTGCATTATCCATGGACAATTTCGCTCCAATGTGCGAGGGAGGCTGCTGGTGTGTCGACCGATATAATGATGGAAGATTAAATACAGCGACGAATATCTTTGAATGTAAAAGACTCGAGGATGCAATAAATAATAAAAGTGGCGAAACGAATGGTTTGACTCACCATGCGACTGTTCCGTTAAGAGCGGGAGATGAAAAGTTCGGAGTAATGAATGTAGGCTCACCACATAAAACCCACTTCAAAAAAGATGAACTCGCCTTGCTTGAGGCAATTGCATTCCAGATTGGGACGGCAATTAAAAGGATAAGGCTTGCCCAGCAGGAGCAGGAACTCGCGCTGGCAGCTGAGCGGAACCGCCTGGCAAGGGATTTGCATGATTCAGTGAACCAGCTCCTTTTTTCACTGAGTTTGACGGCAAGGGCGGGCACAGAAATGGCGAATACTCCTGAACTGAAAGAAACTTTTTCTTATATACAGGATTTGGCGCAGGAAGCTCAAGGAGAGATGAGGGCACTGATCTGGCAATTGCGCCCCCGTGGTCTTGAGAACGGGATCATCTGCGCGCTGTCGGGTTATGCGGAGATGCTGGACTTGCCACTTGAAACCAATGTAATTGGTGTTTCAAGCCTTCCAGGGAAAGTGGAAGAAGCTCTTTGGAGAATCGGTCAGGAAGCGCTTGCCAACTGCAAAAAACATTCTTTGGCCGAACTTGTTCACTTAACACTGGATACATCCAGTGGACTAGCAGAAATGACGATTCAGGATGATGGAACAGGCTTTAATTTTAATCCAGAAAAGGAACTTCCATCACTAGGTTTGAAAAGCATGCAAATGAGGGCTTTCTCGCTCGGGGGGAAGCTTCAAATTCTCAGTAAACCTGGTGAAGGAACAGTGATTACTGTAAGGATCCCGATATAACTCAAAGGGGGTAAAGGGGGATGGCAATAAAAATCTTGATTGCGGATGACCACCATGTCGTAAGAAGAGGGTTGGTTTTTTTCCTTAGGACACAGGAACAGATAGAGATTGTCGGGGAAGCAGGGAATGGAAAGGAAGCTGTTGAGCTTGCGAGGACATTGAAACCGGACATTATTTTAATGGATTTAATCATGCCGGTTATGAACGGGATTGAGGCAACGAAGATCATTAAGGCAGAGAACCCATTTATTAATATCATGATGCTGACCAGCTTTGCAGATCAGGAACATGTGATTCCAGCCATCGAGGCAGGTGCATCTGGCTATCAGCTTAAAGATATCCAGCCAGATGAACTGGTAAAAGCAATATTCAGGATCATGGATGGTGAAAATCAGCTGCATCCAAAAGCAACATCACTCGTTTTAAAGCATCTATCCGGCAATAGCCGCCATGAAAAGAAACTTCTTGATGAGCTTACAAGGCGTGAGCTGGAGGTGCTGAAAGAAATCGCCAGCGGCAAAAGCAATAAAGAGATTGCAGCATCATTGTATATTACGGAAAAAACAGTCAAAACGCATGTGTCCAATATCCTGGCAAAATTGGAATTGGCAGATCGGACTCAGGCAGCGCTATATGCTGTCAGGAATCGCCTCGTTGACCAGGAACCGCCCTCTGCTTGAGTTAGATCAACCATTAATTAACAATGGGAATCAGCATAATAATCAATAAACACGGCACCTTAATATAGGTGGCCGTGTTATTTTTTTGGTGGAATTCTCTTGTTAAATCGAGCCGGTTACAGCGGTTTCCAGGTAGTCATCGCCGGCGGCTTCATTTGCGTGGTCGATATATCTTAGCAGGGAATACAGGCGTTTTTCAATGACAGCATAATCTTTTTCAAAGTTGTAAGCGTGGAGAAAATGTTCAATCTTCTTGGCCAGGAACTGGTCTTCTGTCCTGACCATAAGGATGAGCAAGTTATCCCATTGGGACCGGTGCGTGTAATATAAAGCACGATCGTAATCCGTTTTAGTCATATCCAATCCTCCTTATGAGGAGTTGATAATATTATATGGAATTGCCGCAGGAACTTCCTCAGAAAATGTTGGACGAACTTGTTTACAGGGGTTTTCAAGTTTTACCTGTATAATTGGGCATTCCAATGAACTTGAGGTCACTACTTATTGAAGAAACAAAACAGTCAAAAAGGAGCGTATTATGAAAAAGTATTTTGTCGCTATGGTGGTATTGTTGTTCTTGTTACTTGGAATTTTAAAGGTAGATATTAGTGCGCAAAGGCCTGATTACGAAAAGTATGGAAGGATCGCTACTGCAGTGATTAAAGAGGATTTTCCTGGTGAAGCCATACAAGATTATAAGTATATGGGCCGGAAGCAAATAGATGATCGCCAGGTGCTTGATTCATTCCAGTACAAAGTCAGTGTGAATGGAAAACCGGTTATCATGACTGTGCAAATTACACATGATTTGAAAAATGACAGGCTGCTGAGCCTTACAGTTACCGAACAACCACAGCAGTAAAGTTTTTAACCTGTTCATCTTTCTCCTTTTTTTCTCATACATTGTTGTAAGAGGTGAAAGGGGGAGAGATGGTGTCGGAAGATCAAAAGTCACTGGAATATGCCATTTCTGAAATTACCGAAATCGCTAAAGGTTTTGGGCTGGACTTTTATCCGATGAGGTATGAAATATGTCCAGCAGAAATCATCTATACATTTGGTGCATATGGAATGCCTACGAGATTTTCCCATTGGAGCTTTGGGAAGCAATTTCATAAAATGAAGCTTCACTACGATTTAGGTCTTTCAAAAATATATGAACTGGTTATCAATTCAAATCCTTGTTATGCCTTCTTGTTGGATTCAAATTCGCTGATTCAGAACAAGTTAATTGTTGCCCATGTCCTTGCTCACTGTGATTTCTTTAAAAATAATGTTCGATTCCAAAATACCAAGCGTGATATGGTCGAGAGCATGGCAGCAACGGCAGAGAGAATCCGCAAATATGAAATCCAGCATGGAAAACAACAGGTTGAATCATTCCTTGATGCGGTATTAGCAATTGAAGAGCATATCGACCCTTCGTTGATGAGACCGAAGCTTGCGTGGTCAATGGAAGACGAGACCGAGGAAGAAGAACCAATGTCAGCAGCAACTCCATACGATGATCTTTGGAACCTTGATTCCAAAAAGACAGAGTCAAAAGATATTAATAAGAAAAAGAAATTTCCGCCCCGCCCTGAGAAAGATTTATTATTGTTCATTGAAAGTTATAGCCGGGAGCTGGAGGATTGGCAGCGGGATATACTGACCATGATGCGGGAGGAAATGCTTTATTTTTGGCCGCAGCTTGAGACAAAAATCATGAATGAAGGCTGGGCCTCTTACTGGCACCAGCGGATTCTTAGGGAGATGGACCTGACGAGCGGCGAATCAATCGAGTTTGCAAAATTGAATGCCGGGGTCGTTCAGCCATCCAAAACGGGAATCAATCCATATTATTTAGGAATCAAAATTTTTGAAGATATCGAAGAACGTTATAATAACCCGACTGAAGAAATGAAACGTCGTGGAGTAAAACCAGGGTCAGGCCGGGAAAAGATGTTTGAAGTTCGTGAAATCGAATCAGATATTTCATTTTTACGCAATTACTTAACTAAGGATTTAGTCATGCGTGAAGATATGTATCTTTTCCAAAAGCAGGGGCGGGAATACAAAGTCGTTGATAAAGCGTGGGAACAAGTCCGTGACCAGCTTGTCAGCATGAGAGTCAATGGCGGATTCCCATATTTGACCGTTACGGACGGCGATTACTTGAAGAATGGGGAGTTGTATATAACTCACGGGTTTGAGGGCATCGAGCTGGACATTAAATACCTGGAAAAAGTACTGCCGTATGTCCATCAGCTTTGGGGCAGGAAATGCCATATCGAGACGATCGTAGAGAACAGGACGATGCTGTACACCTATGATGGGAAAGGAATCCATCGCAAGTATTTATAAGGAAAACACAAAACCGCTGATTTTCAGCGGTTTAATTTTTTTATTATAGGAAAGTATAAAGTTCTCACCTCGAAAATGGTCCAGCTGCAGCGCCTAGCCCCTCGAGTCGCTTGTCTAGCTTCGGCTCATAACTCCTCGAGACGTTTCGGTCCTGCCAATGAAGTCAAAGAACGACTTCACTGTCAGGCCCTCCAGCACTTATCGGGGCTGATCAAGGCTCTTACGCTTTTCTGGTGTAAAAACCATAATAATAAGGTATTTAAATTAAAGACAAGCTTTATATTGAACCAATTTTGCAAATGAGTCATAATTATATATATGAACATATATTCATATATTAGAATAGGAGGGGAACACATATGGGTCATAATCATTCGCACGGCCACGGCCATGGCCACGGTCATAGCCACAGTCATACAAACAACAAAAAGGCATTATTCTGGGCTTTTCTTTTAATCGCCACTTTCATGGTTGTAGAGGTGATTGGCGGGGTACTCACAAACAGTCTTGCACTGCTTTCAGACGCAGGCCATATGCTGAGTGATGCGGCTGCACTTGGGTTGAGCTTATTCGCCATCAAGCTTGGTGAAAGAAAGGCTACACAATCAAAGACGTATGGCTACAAACGTTTTGAAATCATCGCAGCGGCGTTAAACGGCCTTACGTTAATTATCATTTCGATTTATATATTTGTAGAAGCATACCATCGGTTTACAGATCCTCCCGAAGTACAAAGCATGGGAATGCTGACGATTTCTGTTATTGGGTTAATTGTCAATATCATCGCAGCATGGATATTGATGAGTGGAGACAAAGATGAGAACTTGAATGTAAGAAGCGCTTTTCTTCACGTACTGGGAGATATGCTTGGATCGGTTGGGGCAATAACAGCTGCATTGCTGATATACTTTTTTGACTGGGGAATTGCAGATCCCATCGCAAGCGTCGCAGTTGCGATTCTGATTATCATCAGCGGCTGGAGAGTGACGAAGGAGAGCTTCCATGTTTTGATGGAAGGCACGCCTGAGCAGATTGACTTGGATGAAGTGAAAGAAGAAATAATGAGGATTCCCGAAGTGAAAGATGTGCATGATGTCCACGTTTGGTCGATTACTTCAGGTGTCTTAATGCTAAGCGGGCATATTGCCGTCGAAGGGGAAGGAGCACATGACCGAGTACTTCACAAAGCACAAAGACTGTTGCACGACCGCTTTGGCATTGACCATAGTACCCTTCAGGTAGAAGGGGAAGAGCATGGGTGCCCATGTGCGCATGGACCTTGCAATTGATGAATACCAGTGTCGAATTTAAGTCTTAAAAAACATGCCAGCCAATTTTGATGAGCGATGTCATCAATGATGGCTGGCATGTTCTATGCTTTGCTTTAATAGGTCAATGACGTGTTCGTCGTCATGCGTGTAATAAAGTGATGTACCCTCTCTCCTGAATTTGACGAGCCTGAGGTTTTTTAGAAAGCGCAATTGGTGTGAAACGGTTGATTGCAACAATGAGAGCTTCTCCGCTATTTCATTAACCGAATGTTCCCCCTGGAACAGAAGGTGGAGAATCCTGAGCCGTGTCGGATCTGAAAGTGCTTTGAAGGTCTGTGAAACGATGAATAAGGTTTCCTCATCAAGGTCCATTACAGGAGAGTTATTTTTATTATCTTCCAAGTTAATCAGCCTCCTGTTTTTATTATAACTTTTTCTTTTCTTTTACACAGTTATTTAGTTTCCAGTACTGTTCTGCTTTGGTTTTTTATGGGTTACCAGACCATCGTAATTGGTGATATAGAGTTCAATCTCTGGTTGAGTGTCCAGGCAATGAGCCTTCAAAAGCTGATAATAGTTCACCCTTTTCAATGGATCATAAGACAGCATAGGGTATTCATTATGCTCCCTAACATAGAGGTCTACTGCCTTCTGGACTTTATCAATCGTTAGTGCGAGATATTTTTCGTCTTCATCGAAAATATCATATGTTTCCTTTGACATGTAAAAGTTTCGTGATGGAATTCCTTTAAGGATTGGGGCAATTTGCTCAACATCAATGCTGTTATCTTCTTTAACGAGAATTGTGCGGTAGACGCCTTTCGGCAGCTGTTCCGAATAGATGCGTACTGCTTTTTTTATCTCCTCAACACTAGTCTCTATGATTGGCCAACCCTTTGGGGGATCCATTGGTATTTCATTAGACCTGTTAGCTAAAAGAAAATATAGGCCCAAGCCTCCAATGGAACCTAAAACCGTTCCGTATGGGAATAAAACGAACACAAGGTCAATCAGATAACCGATGATTGGCCATATTAAGGCAGCTGCGACTCTTATGCCAGGTGTTCGTGGGAAGGTATTTTTGATATTTCTTCTATCCATCCTAATCTCCTCCTTTCCAGGGCAGGAAGTACCCTTATTTTACTATCATCAAATAACATATGTGTAAAGCCATAAAAGCGGATTGAGGTTAAGGATTCTGTGGTATTGCCGATATAAAAGTAAGAGTCTGTATATTTTGAGAATGGCCCAACGTGGTGAGTGAAGCAGGAACCGGAGAGGGATTACAGAAAATGAGTTGCTTCTAGTTATATTATATAAAATCTACCGTTGAATTGGTAACGGATGGTTATGAAAATTGTGAAAATAATACTCAGAAACAAGTCAATTAGTGGCGAATATTGTATAATATTTAGAAAGCTTCAGTCTTTTTTCGAAAATTGTCATACATAGGCAGATCCATGAAAGCAAATAAACCAGACAGAAACGAGGGGCAGGATGGATATTCCCCATATGTACATATTCGACTTTAATAATATAGCTCTGACTGTCGTTTTTTTAATCATTTCATCAATAATGGCTGTAGAATTCAGCAGGCAAATCAAAAAAGCTATTGATAGAAAAAAACGTAAAATGGTCCTTTATTCACTTCTTTTGGCTCTTACATTTTTGCTGACCCATCTGTTTGTTATTATTTCCGCAGGGGTCCCATTTTCGACGAGCAATTTTTACTTATTTTTTCTGTTATTCTTTGGGATCTGTGGAGCTGGGTCCTATGCAGCGTTGAGCCTGGCACAAAGGGACATTGCGAACACAGCGCAGTATATATCCACCAGTCTGTTGATCGCAGCTAGCATCATGATGGCAGAGTATACTGCATTTTATATCATCTTCAGGGAAGCAATCGAGATTCAGCCAATATTATCGGTGATGGCATTTTTGATGATTTTGGTTACATCCTTCACGCTGATCAGATTTTTAATGCAGATTACAAACGAGGATATTTATGAGTTTATCAAAAGTTATAAATATACAGGGAGTGTCCTTGGGGGCATGGCTCTGGGTGGTATTCCTTATATCGTCTTGACTTCAATGATGGGGATTACGGATGGAAGCGGTGTCCATTCTTTCCTGGCACCGTTCATCTATATGGCCGCCGCAAATTTATTATTCATGCTCGTTCCTGACCTGTTTGGCGAAAAGCTCATCATGAAGAATGTCCAATCGCATTTATCTTTGTTCAGCCATAATCCTGATTCTGTGTTCAGGGTGGATTTGCAAGGATATATTTTAAGTGTCAATAAAGAGGCCGTTGAACTGACAGGTTACATGCCTAATGAATTAGTTGGACTGCATTTCATTGATCTAATAGGCGGCAGCGAGGAAGAAAAGAAAATCAGGAAATATTTCATGAAAGTACTTAGCGGCGAGACGAAATTGATTGAAACCACCCTTAAAAGGGCTGATTCGACATATGCGGACGTGAGGATCACAGCAGTCAGGATTATCGTGAAAAATAGAACAGTTGGTGTCTTTGGGATAGTCAGGGACATAACAGAACAGAAAAAAGCAGATAAGATGATTGAGTACCTGGCATATCACGATGAACTTACTGATTTGCCAAATAGACGGAACTTAGAGAAAGTAATGGCTTCACTATTTATAAAGGATGAAGCATTTTCGTTAATTTATCTTGATTTTGACAGGTTTAAAAGGATCAATGATACTTTCGGACATTCGTTTGGTGATAAAATCTTGATGCAAATAGGCAAAAAGCTTGCAGAAGTTGTGCCGGAGGAATGTCTTGTTGCAAGAATTGGCGGAGATGAATTCGCAATTCTTGTTACTGGAGGAAATGAGCCAGACAAGATTGCCAATGGGATTGTCCGAGAATTCCAGTCACCGCTTTTTGCGGAGGGCATGGAATTCCTGATCACAGCAAGTATTGGAATCTCGAAGTATCCTGAAGATACAGATAACCTTGAATTATTGCTGAAATACGCTGACATGGCGATGTATAAGGCAAAAGAAAACGGTGCAAACCACTATCAGTTTTTTGACCAGAGCATGGTGGATCAGAACGTGAATAAGTTTGAGCTTGAGAATGATTTGCGTAACGCTATAAATAGTAAAGCTCTCACCGTCTTTTACCAGCCTAAATACAATGCAACAACAAATGAAATAACAGGAGCTGAAGCACTTGCTAGATGGAAACATCCTCGCCATGGAATGATTCCTCCTGGTGTATTCATCCCGATTGCCGAGGAGGCGAACTTAATCGTACCCCTCGAGAGATTAATCATAAGGCAGGTGTTCAATCAGCTTGTCATATGGAAGGAGCGGGGATTCGATGTTCCTCGTACTTCAATCAATATCTCGATTATCCACTTTTACCAGGAGGATTTCGTGAAGTTCATGCAGCATACCCTTAAGGAGTACAATCTTTATGGTGAATTGATAGAAATCGAAGTGACTGAGAGTATCATGA
This window of the Mesobacillus jeotgali genome carries:
- a CDS encoding YhdB family protein, which translates into the protein MTKTDYDRALYYTHRSQWDNLLILMVRTEDQFLAKKIEHFLHAYNFEKDYAVIEKRLYSLLRYIDHANEAAGDDYLETAVTGSI
- a CDS encoding GAF domain-containing sensor histidine kinase, which translates into the protein MTGDKANSDVGILKEIAELLNEGTELNTVLAEVLRRLLHITGLETGWIFLIDTHGDYQLAAKVELPPALSMDNFAPMCEGGCWCVDRYNDGRLNTATNIFECKRLEDAINNKSGETNGLTHHATVPLRAGDEKFGVMNVGSPHKTHFKKDELALLEAIAFQIGTAIKRIRLAQQEQELALAAERNRLARDLHDSVNQLLFSLSLTARAGTEMANTPELKETFSYIQDLAQEAQGEMRALIWQLRPRGLENGIICALSGYAEMLDLPLETNVIGVSSLPGKVEEALWRIGQEALANCKKHSLAELVHLTLDTSSGLAEMTIQDDGTGFNFNPEKELPSLGLKSMQMRAFSLGGKLQILSKPGEGTVITVRIPI
- a CDS encoding ArsR/SmtB family transcription factor → MDLDEETLFIVSQTFKALSDPTRLRILHLLFQGEHSVNEIAEKLSLLQSTVSHQLRFLKNLRLVKFRREGTSLYYTHDDEHVIDLLKQSIEHASHH
- a CDS encoding cation diffusion facilitator family transporter translates to MGHNHSHGHGHGHGHSHSHTNNKKALFWAFLLIATFMVVEVIGGVLTNSLALLSDAGHMLSDAAALGLSLFAIKLGERKATQSKTYGYKRFEIIAAALNGLTLIIISIYIFVEAYHRFTDPPEVQSMGMLTISVIGLIVNIIAAWILMSGDKDENLNVRSAFLHVLGDMLGSVGAITAALLIYFFDWGIADPIASVAVAILIIISGWRVTKESFHVLMEGTPEQIDLDEVKEEIMRIPEVKDVHDVHVWSITSGVLMLSGHIAVEGEGAHDRVLHKAQRLLHDRFGIDHSTLQVEGEEHGCPCAHGPCN
- a CDS encoding SpoVR family protein, with amino-acid sequence MVSEDQKSLEYAISEITEIAKGFGLDFYPMRYEICPAEIIYTFGAYGMPTRFSHWSFGKQFHKMKLHYDLGLSKIYELVINSNPCYAFLLDSNSLIQNKLIVAHVLAHCDFFKNNVRFQNTKRDMVESMAATAERIRKYEIQHGKQQVESFLDAVLAIEEHIDPSLMRPKLAWSMEDETEEEEPMSAATPYDDLWNLDSKKTESKDINKKKKFPPRPEKDLLLFIESYSRELEDWQRDILTMMREEMLYFWPQLETKIMNEGWASYWHQRILREMDLTSGESIEFAKLNAGVVQPSKTGINPYYLGIKIFEDIEERYNNPTEEMKRRGVKPGSGREKMFEVREIESDISFLRNYLTKDLVMREDMYLFQKQGREYKVVDKAWEQVRDQLVSMRVNGGFPYLTVTDGDYLKNGELYITHGFEGIELDIKYLEKVLPYVHQLWGRKCHIETIVENRTMLYTYDGKGIHRKYL
- a CDS encoding DUF3939 domain-containing protein, whose translation is MDRRNIKNTFPRTPGIRVAAALIWPIIGYLIDLVFVLFPYGTVLGSIGGLGLYFLLANRSNEIPMDPPKGWPIIETSVEEIKKAVRIYSEQLPKGVYRTILVKEDNSIDVEQIAPILKGIPSRNFYMSKETYDIFDEDEKYLALTIDKVQKAVDLYVREHNEYPMLSYDPLKRVNYYQLLKAHCLDTQPEIELYITNYDGLVTHKKPKQNSTGN
- a CDS encoding DUF3889 domain-containing protein — its product is MKKYFVAMVVLLFLLLGILKVDISAQRPDYEKYGRIATAVIKEDFPGEAIQDYKYMGRKQIDDRQVLDSFQYKVSVNGKPVIMTVQITHDLKNDRLLSLTVTEQPQQ
- a CDS encoding sensor domain-containing protein, whose product is MDIPHMYIFDFNNIALTVVFLIISSIMAVEFSRQIKKAIDRKKRKMVLYSLLLALTFLLTHLFVIISAGVPFSTSNFYLFFLLFFGICGAGSYAALSLAQRDIANTAQYISTSLLIAASIMMAEYTAFYIIFREAIEIQPILSVMAFLMILVTSFTLIRFLMQITNEDIYEFIKSYKYTGSVLGGMALGGIPYIVLTSMMGITDGSGVHSFLAPFIYMAAANLLFMLVPDLFGEKLIMKNVQSHLSLFSHNPDSVFRVDLQGYILSVNKEAVELTGYMPNELVGLHFIDLIGGSEEEKKIRKYFMKVLSGETKLIETTLKRADSTYADVRITAVRIIVKNRTVGVFGIVRDITEQKKADKMIEYLAYHDELTDLPNRRNLEKVMASLFIKDEAFSLIYLDFDRFKRINDTFGHSFGDKILMQIGKKLAEVVPEECLVARIGGDEFAILVTGGNEPDKIANGIVREFQSPLFAEGMEFLITASIGISKYPEDTDNLELLLKYADMAMYKAKENGANHYQFFDQSMVDQNVNKFELENDLRNAINSKALTVFYQPKYNATTNEITGAEALARWKHPRHGMIPPGVFIPIAEEANLIVPLERLIIRQVFNQLVIWKERGFDVPRTSINISIIHFYQEDFVKFMQHTLKEYNLYGELIEIEVTESIMIKKEDSINSQLQELREIGIEVSIDDFGTGYSSLSYLSKLSVDRLKIDQSFISHSQENREIISTIVSMATNLKLKVIAEGVETASQIDLLKSLGCQEVQGYFYSPPLPSNEYEIMMNKELQES
- a CDS encoding response regulator — encoded protein: MAIKILIADDHHVVRRGLVFFLRTQEQIEIVGEAGNGKEAVELARTLKPDIILMDLIMPVMNGIEATKIIKAENPFINIMMLTSFADQEHVIPAIEAGASGYQLKDIQPDELVKAIFRIMDGENQLHPKATSLVLKHLSGNSRHEKKLLDELTRRELEVLKEIASGKSNKEIAASLYITEKTVKTHVSNILAKLELADRTQAALYAVRNRLVDQEPPSA